The proteins below come from a single Halomonas binhaiensis genomic window:
- the mgtE gene encoding magnesium transporter gives MAEEITESLESLLSRIHQALEENRPEEISAAIADLEPAEIALLLESLPLHERTLLWEQVPAELDGEVLLHVHDEVRSTLLQDMDPEEIVAATASLDTADLAELFDDLPKPVAEDMLRSMDELQRARLQETLSFEEDSAGRLMRTDTIAVRADVMLETVQRFLRWKASIPDNTDNLMVIDRTGQFMGVLPLARLVSHDQETLVETLMDTDVDAIQVDMKSRDVATLFQTHDLTSAPVVDKEGMLLGRVIIDDIVDVIQEISEQALMHMAGLDEEEDLFAPVVPSARRRAVWLGINLLTAFLAAWVIGRFEATLQQIVALAVLMPIVASMGGIAGSQTLTLTIRGLALGQISKTNSNWLLYKEIGISLINGVVWALVVAVLAVVWFGSVPIGAIIAAALVINMLAAGVCGIVIPLFLKRINIDPALSSSVILTTVTDVVGFMSFLGLATIFLL, from the coding sequence ATGGCAGAAGAAATAACAGAATCTCTCGAAAGCCTGCTGTCACGTATCCATCAGGCCCTGGAAGAAAACCGGCCTGAAGAGATCAGTGCTGCCATTGCCGATCTCGAGCCTGCCGAGATCGCCCTGCTCCTCGAGTCGTTGCCACTGCATGAGCGCACCTTGCTGTGGGAGCAGGTACCGGCAGAGCTCGATGGCGAGGTGCTGCTGCATGTGCATGACGAAGTGCGTAGCACCCTGCTTCAGGACATGGATCCCGAAGAGATCGTGGCTGCCACCGCCAGCCTCGATACCGCGGACCTGGCCGAGCTGTTCGACGACCTGCCCAAACCGGTCGCAGAAGACATGTTGCGCTCCATGGACGAGCTGCAGCGAGCCCGTCTGCAGGAGACATTATCCTTCGAGGAAGACAGTGCCGGTCGTCTGATGCGTACCGACACCATTGCGGTGCGTGCCGATGTGATGCTGGAAACCGTGCAGCGTTTCCTGCGCTGGAAAGCCTCTATTCCCGACAACACCGACAACCTGATGGTGATCGATCGTACCGGGCAGTTCATGGGAGTCCTGCCATTGGCGCGCCTGGTTTCCCATGATCAGGAGACCCTGGTGGAAACGCTGATGGATACCGATGTCGATGCCATCCAGGTGGACATGAAATCCCGGGACGTGGCGACCCTGTTCCAGACCCACGACCTGACATCGGCCCCGGTTGTGGACAAGGAAGGTATGCTGCTGGGCCGCGTGATCATCGATGACATCGTCGATGTCATCCAGGAGATTTCCGAACAGGCCTTGATGCACATGGCGGGTCTGGATGAGGAAGAAGACCTCTTCGCCCCCGTCGTGCCCAGTGCCAGGCGACGTGCTGTCTGGCTTGGTATCAACCTGCTCACCGCATTTCTGGCGGCCTGGGTCATTGGTCGCTTCGAGGCCACCCTGCAGCAGATCGTGGCCTTGGCAGTATTGATGCCCATCGTGGCCAGCATGGGCGGTATCGCAGGCAGTCAGACACTGACCTTGACCATTCGTGGCCTGGCCCTGGGTCAGATCAGCAAGACCAACAGCAACTGGCTGCTGTACAAGGAAATCGGTATTTCCCTGATCAATGGCGTGGTCTGGGCCCTGGTCGTTGCCGTACTCGCTGTAGTCTGGTTCGGTAGTGTTCCCATCGGTGCCATCATTGCCGCAGCCCTGGTCATCAACATGCTGGCCGCGGGTGTCTGCGGTATCGTCATCCCGCTGTTTCTCAAGCGCATCAATATCGATCCCGCGCTTTCCAGTTCTGTGATCCTGACCACAGTGACCGATGTGGTCGGCTTCATGTCCTTTCTTGGGTTGGCTACCATTTTTCTGTTGTAG
- a CDS encoding quinone-dependent dihydroorotate dehydrogenase — protein sequence MYDLARSLLFRLDAEVAHGLSLNSLDWLERFRLAGCLGGAKVDDPVEVMGLSFPNRIGLAAGLDKNADHLDALGALGFGFVEVGTVTPKAQAGNPKPRLFRLPEQGAIINRMGFNNLGVDHLVERVRSSRYRGVIGINIGKNLTTAVEDAVDDYLYCLKRVHAHAHYITVNISSPNTPGLRNLQFGEHLDQLLGRLREEGSRLDAENARRVPLTVKIAPDMDDEEVALVAQALNRSGIDGVIATNTTVSRDAVAGLEHGDEQGGLSGRPVFTASNHVISLLRQALPEMPIIGVGGVDSGQAAAAKRAAGADLVQIYSGFIYRGPELVRECARALQ from the coding sequence ATGTACGATCTCGCCCGTTCTTTGCTGTTTCGCCTTGATGCAGAGGTCGCCCACGGTTTATCGCTCAACTCGCTGGATTGGTTGGAGCGTTTTCGTCTCGCGGGGTGCCTGGGGGGAGCCAAGGTCGACGATCCGGTCGAGGTGATGGGGCTGAGCTTCCCCAACCGTATCGGGCTGGCAGCAGGGTTGGACAAGAATGCCGACCATCTGGATGCACTGGGCGCACTGGGCTTCGGTTTCGTTGAAGTGGGTACCGTGACCCCGAAGGCACAAGCGGGAAATCCCAAGCCACGCCTGTTCCGCTTGCCTGAACAGGGAGCCATCATCAATCGCATGGGGTTCAACAACCTTGGGGTCGATCATCTGGTCGAGCGAGTCAGAAGCAGCCGTTATCGCGGTGTCATCGGGATCAACATTGGCAAGAACCTGACCACGGCCGTCGAGGATGCGGTGGACGACTACCTCTATTGCCTCAAGCGTGTTCACGCTCATGCCCATTACATCACGGTCAATATTTCCTCGCCCAATACCCCGGGTCTGCGAAACCTGCAGTTTGGTGAGCATCTTGATCAGTTGCTTGGACGCCTGCGTGAAGAAGGCTCGCGGCTCGATGCAGAAAACGCTCGACGAGTGCCGCTGACGGTCAAGATCGCACCGGATATGGACGACGAAGAAGTGGCGCTGGTGGCCCAGGCGCTGAATCGTAGTGGTATCGATGGGGTGATTGCCACCAATACCACGGTTTCCAGGGATGCCGTGGCTGGGCTCGAGCATGGCGATGAACAGGGCGGGCTTTCTGGGCGACCTGTGTTTACCGCTTCCAACCATGTGATCTCCCTGTTGCGCCAGGCGCTGCCCGAGATGCCGATCATTGGTGTCGGCGGCGTGGACAGCGGACAGGCGGCGGCGGCCAAGCGTGCCGCCGGTGCGGATCTGGTGCAGATCTACTCCGGTTTCATCTATCGTGGGCCTGAACTGGTGAGAGAGTGTGCTCGAGCCTTGCAGTAG
- the rmf gene encoding ribosome modulation factor: MKRQKRDRFQRAYVHGYKAGVSGRSRDDCPSQDINLREYWMSGWREGRGDQWSGMTGVSGIHKNPMVL; encoded by the coding sequence ATGAAACGACAGAAACGTGATCGCTTCCAGCGCGCTTATGTACATGGTTATAAAGCAGGTGTCTCGGGCCGCTCCCGTGATGACTGTCCAAGCCAGGATATCAATCTACGCGAATACTGGATGAGCGGTTGGCGTGAAGGTCGTGGGGATCAATGGTCCGGCATGACAGGTGTCTCCGGTATCCACAAGAACCCCATGGTGCTCTAA
- the rlmKL gene encoding bifunctional 23S rRNA (guanine(2069)-N(7))-methyltransferase RlmK/23S rRNA (guanine(2445)-N(2))-methyltransferase RlmL, with product MPEKLDLLATCPKGIELLLASELAELGAEEGKTTVAGVNVQADLAGAYRACLWSRLANRVILCLSRAEGIETPDALRDVVASIDWSQHMRPGATIAVDFHGRSDQIRHTRFGAQTVKDGVVDRMLAAGLPRPNVDVRQPDVRLYANLHRGRLTLGIDLSGDSLHRRGYRRDTGHAPLKENLAAALLVRAGWPEMARHGAPLIDPMCGSGTLLIEAGLMAADIAPNLSRERFGFHGWLGHDAALWAELKREAEARASIGRKRCKTVIFGFDQSPPALSAAKTNAMRAGIPAMIHLDGASVQRLSRPRVLNPAEPGLVITNPPYGERLGELPELVQLYTDLGHRLRLEFAGWRLALFTGNPDLGHRLGMRSHKQYALNNGPLEAKLLLIDVNDRKSSAARADSTDKAAEPARARDMETRQEAAPARSEGAQMFANRLEKNARRLRKWLKRSGETCYRLYDADMPEYALAIDVYGDRVHVQEYAPPKSVDQAQAQKRLFDALGVIPEVLGISASKVVIKRRQRQQGKAQYQKQGASGERFEVREGRARLWVNLRDYLDTGLFLDHRPVRRMLGEMAPGKRFLNLFCYTATATVQAALGTEAAGGASDSVSVDMSNTYLDWARDNFALNKLDPSRHRVIRDDCMRWLETAKGEFDLIFMDPPTFSNSKKMDDTLDIQRDHPRLVRLAMARLAKGGTLVFSNNQRRFSLDTALDQEFVVEDISKKTFDPDFNRRPDLHYCFLIKHR from the coding sequence GTGCCTGAGAAGCTTGACCTTCTGGCAACCTGTCCTAAAGGCATCGAGTTACTGCTGGCCTCTGAGCTGGCTGAGCTTGGTGCCGAGGAAGGCAAAACCACCGTTGCTGGCGTCAACGTCCAGGCAGACTTGGCGGGGGCATATCGGGCCTGTCTATGGTCGCGTCTGGCCAACCGGGTGATCCTGTGCCTTAGCCGGGCCGAGGGTATCGAGACGCCGGATGCGCTGCGTGATGTCGTTGCCAGCATCGACTGGAGCCAGCATATGCGCCCGGGGGCGACCATTGCCGTGGATTTCCATGGCCGTAGCGATCAGATACGCCATACCCGCTTTGGCGCTCAGACGGTCAAGGATGGGGTGGTGGACCGCATGCTGGCCGCTGGGCTGCCGCGGCCCAATGTCGATGTCCGCCAGCCTGATGTTCGCTTGTATGCCAATCTGCACCGTGGACGGCTGACCCTGGGCATCGATCTTTCCGGAGACAGCCTGCATCGTCGGGGATATCGCCGTGATACGGGGCATGCTCCGCTCAAGGAGAATCTTGCAGCAGCGCTGCTGGTGCGTGCGGGTTGGCCGGAGATGGCGCGTCATGGTGCTCCCTTGATCGACCCCATGTGTGGTTCGGGTACGCTGCTGATCGAAGCCGGACTGATGGCGGCAGATATTGCTCCCAATCTGTCTCGGGAGCGGTTTGGTTTCCATGGCTGGCTGGGACATGATGCTGCGCTGTGGGCGGAGCTCAAGCGTGAAGCCGAAGCTCGTGCCAGCATAGGGCGCAAGCGTTGCAAGACGGTAATCTTCGGCTTCGACCAGAGCCCTCCGGCGCTGTCCGCTGCCAAGACCAATGCCATGCGTGCGGGAATTCCCGCCATGATCCACCTGGATGGCGCCAGTGTGCAGCGTCTATCGCGTCCACGGGTACTCAACCCTGCAGAGCCTGGTCTGGTGATTACCAATCCACCATACGGCGAACGTCTGGGAGAGTTGCCAGAACTGGTCCAGCTGTATACCGACCTGGGACATCGCCTGCGACTGGAATTTGCCGGTTGGCGTCTGGCCCTGTTTACCGGCAACCCTGATCTCGGTCATCGCCTGGGAATGCGCTCCCATAAGCAATATGCGCTGAACAATGGCCCTCTGGAGGCCAAGCTGCTGCTGATCGATGTGAATGATCGGAAATCGTCCGCAGCTCGTGCCGACAGTACGGACAAGGCGGCCGAGCCTGCCCGGGCTCGGGATATGGAAACCAGGCAAGAGGCGGCACCGGCACGCTCCGAGGGCGCTCAGATGTTCGCCAATCGCCTGGAAAAGAACGCTCGCAGGCTGCGCAAGTGGCTCAAGCGTAGTGGCGAGACTTGCTACCGGCTATATGATGCGGATATGCCGGAATATGCGCTGGCCATCGATGTCTATGGGGATCGCGTTCACGTACAGGAGTACGCGCCTCCCAAGTCCGTGGATCAGGCCCAGGCCCAGAAGCGTCTGTTCGATGCCTTGGGAGTGATTCCCGAGGTGCTGGGCATCAGTGCCTCGAAGGTCGTGATCAAGCGCCGCCAGCGGCAACAAGGCAAGGCTCAGTATCAGAAGCAGGGTGCCAGCGGTGAGCGCTTCGAAGTCCGCGAGGGCAGGGCCCGGCTATGGGTCAATCTGCGTGACTATCTGGATACCGGCCTGTTTCTCGATCATCGTCCGGTCCGCCGCATGCTGGGCGAGATGGCACCGGGCAAGCGGTTCCTCAACCTGTTCTGCTATACCGCTACGGCCACTGTGCAGGCTGCGCTGGGCACCGAGGCGGCAGGTGGGGCCAGCGACAGTGTCAGTGTCGACATGTCCAATACCTATCTCGATTGGGCCCGGGACAACTTCGCACTCAACAAGCTCGATCCTTCCCGCCATCGCGTCATACGTGATGATTGCATGCGCTGGCTGGAGACTGCCAAAGGAGAATTCGATCTGATCTTCATGGATCCGCCGACGTTCTCCAACTCCAAGAAGATGGATGATACCTTGGACATCCAGCGTGACCATCCGCGTCTGGTGCGTCTGGCCATGGCCCGATTGGCCAAGGGAGGCACGCTGGTCTTCTCCAACAACCAGCGTCGCTTCAGTCTGGATACTGCGCTTGATCAGGAGTTTGTCGTGGAAGATATTTCGAAGAAGACCTTCGACCCGGACTTCAACCGTCGCCCGGACCTGCACTATTGCTTCTTGATCAAGCATCGTTGA
- a CDS encoding glutaredoxin family protein: MTRLVLYTTLGCHLCERMEALVVALADPKLQIEPVEIADDASLLARYGERIPVLCAVSCTQQVHNEQAVSDPSETLEGRVEARDIAVWLAARGWLAQSAQVYLKQAPTDQSRSDGCGTLVHGRRVLGKR, translated from the coding sequence ATGACGCGTCTGGTGCTCTATACCACCCTGGGTTGCCATCTGTGTGAGCGGATGGAAGCCCTGGTGGTGGCTCTGGCCGATCCCAAGCTGCAGATCGAGCCGGTCGAGATTGCCGATGACGCGTCTCTGCTGGCCCGTTATGGGGAGCGGATTCCTGTACTTTGCGCAGTATCTTGCACGCAGCAAGTGCACAATGAGCAGGCGGTCAGCGATCCGAGCGAAACGCTGGAAGGTCGGGTGGAGGCCAGAGACATTGCCGTCTGGCTGGCCGCCAGGGGCTGGTTGGCGCAAAGTGCACAGGTCTACCTGAAGCAAGCGCCAACCGACCAGAGCCGCAGTGATGGCTGCGGTACTCTGGTACATGGTCGGCGGGTCCTCGGGAAGCGTTGA
- a CDS encoding LysR family transcriptional regulator, with translation MNQDLNDVLIFAKVVEQGSFTAAARILDIPKTTVSRKVQMLEQRLGARLLNRTTRRLSLTEAGSLYYEYCNQITLQLNEAESAVHRLEDKPRGWLRVTAPFTLCTEFVSALIRDFRTLYPEVKIDLVLSNDRLDLVAHQIDVALRVGPLPDSSLVARPLARYRSYIYASKRYIARYGEPKEPSELVHHHALAKSSDLRNQRYTWLLQNGQRREEAPITPIAVANDPFALQELFVDGQGLMLASEVVACWGARETELRRILEDWSGPEVELAAVFPGGQLVSPKVRTFVDFVAERLRLENLPPDKHRQPEPQAEIAEEEVVPA, from the coding sequence ATGAACCAGGATCTCAATGATGTCCTGATCTTCGCCAAGGTCGTGGAACAAGGCAGTTTCACTGCAGCCGCACGCATCCTGGACATTCCCAAGACGACCGTGAGCCGCAAGGTTCAGATGCTGGAACAACGCCTGGGAGCAAGGCTGCTCAACCGCACGACTCGCCGTTTGAGCCTTACCGAAGCTGGATCTCTCTACTATGAATACTGCAACCAGATCACTCTGCAACTGAACGAAGCAGAAAGTGCCGTTCACCGCCTGGAAGACAAGCCCCGTGGATGGCTGAGAGTCACGGCTCCCTTTACCCTGTGCACAGAGTTTGTCTCGGCACTGATCCGGGACTTCCGCACGCTCTATCCAGAGGTCAAGATCGACCTGGTGCTGTCCAACGATCGCCTTGACCTGGTCGCCCACCAGATCGATGTGGCACTACGCGTGGGCCCACTTCCCGACTCCAGCCTGGTCGCTCGCCCTCTGGCACGATATCGCTCCTACATCTATGCCAGCAAACGCTATATCGCTCGTTACGGTGAGCCAAAGGAGCCTTCCGAGCTGGTCCATCACCATGCACTGGCCAAGTCCTCCGACTTGCGCAATCAGCGTTACACGTGGCTGTTGCAGAATGGTCAGCGCCGAGAGGAAGCCCCGATTACCCCCATTGCTGTGGCCAACGACCCTTTTGCCCTGCAAGAGCTGTTTGTCGATGGCCAAGGCCTGATGCTGGCCAGTGAAGTGGTAGCCTGCTGGGGGGCCAGGGAAACCGAGCTGCGCCGGATACTTGAAGATTGGTCAGGACCAGAAGTCGAGCTGGCTGCGGTCTTTCCCGGGGGACAACTGGTATCGCCCAAGGTCCGCACTTTCGTCGACTTCGTCGCCGAGCGACTGCGCCTGGAGAACCTGCCTCCGGACAAACATCGGCAGCCTGAACCACAAGCTGAAATTGCCGAAGAGGAAGTCGTACCAGCATGA
- a CDS encoding efflux RND transporter periplasmic adaptor subunit, with protein MPVRATLSVLLLVAVAGCDSQADEAQQAPPPPHVSVADVLVRDVDFWDEFTGRIEPVDRVELHPRVSGQLVSVNYTEGQQVEKGDVLFVIDQRPYRATVAKAEAEVQRAQAQVVRSRGEAARAERLSQSNAISTEERDQRRAVAAQAEADLAATKAELEMAQLDLEFTEVRAPISGRTGRALVTEGNLVTETTALTNIVSLDQVYVHFFSDEQTFLKYNALARNGERPSSREASTPVRIGLAGDQGYPYQGEVNFVDNRMDGTTGTILTRAVLDNPDGVFTPGMFARVQLLGGNAEDAILIDDKAVLTDQDRKYVYVIDDEGTAVRKDIQTGRKADGLRVVSAGLEAGDNVVVRGAQQIFFPGMKVVAESVDMESGEDATQLSISQVRSEADANSP; from the coding sequence ATGCCCGTGCGCGCCACCTTGAGCGTCTTGTTGTTGGTTGCTGTTGCTGGCTGTGACAGTCAGGCGGATGAAGCCCAGCAGGCGCCTCCACCTCCTCATGTCAGTGTCGCCGATGTGCTGGTCAGGGACGTCGACTTCTGGGACGAATTCACCGGACGCATCGAGCCAGTGGATAGGGTGGAGCTACACCCTAGAGTGTCGGGCCAATTGGTCAGCGTCAACTACACCGAGGGCCAACAGGTGGAAAAGGGGGATGTGTTGTTCGTGATCGATCAACGCCCTTACCGTGCCACGGTGGCGAAGGCCGAGGCTGAAGTGCAACGTGCCCAGGCCCAGGTCGTGCGCAGTCGTGGCGAAGCAGCGAGGGCTGAGCGTCTGTCGCAGAGCAATGCGATATCCACAGAGGAAAGGGACCAGCGCCGTGCTGTTGCGGCCCAGGCGGAAGCGGACCTGGCAGCGACCAAGGCAGAACTGGAAATGGCCCAACTGGACCTGGAATTCACCGAGGTTCGGGCTCCTATTTCAGGACGTACAGGGCGGGCTCTGGTGACAGAGGGCAATCTGGTCACCGAAACAACCGCACTGACCAACATTGTCTCTCTGGATCAGGTGTATGTGCACTTCTTCAGTGATGAGCAGACATTCCTGAAATATAACGCTCTGGCGCGTAACGGAGAGCGTCCCAGTTCCCGTGAAGCGAGTACTCCCGTGCGCATTGGTCTTGCTGGTGACCAAGGCTATCCATATCAAGGAGAAGTCAACTTCGTTGACAACCGCATGGATGGCACCACGGGCACCATATTGACCCGTGCGGTGCTCGACAACCCTGATGGCGTCTTCACTCCTGGCATGTTTGCCCGTGTTCAACTGCTTGGTGGTAATGCGGAAGACGCCATCCTGATCGATGACAAGGCGGTACTCACGGATCAGGACCGCAAGTATGTGTATGTCATCGATGATGAAGGCACGGCGGTGCGCAAGGACATTCAGACAGGACGCAAAGCCGATGGGCTGAGGGTAGTCTCCGCCGGCCTGGAAGCTGGAGACAATGTCGTGGTCCGCGGTGCCCAGCAGATCTTCTTTCCGGGAATGAAGGTCGTGGCGGAAAGCGTCGATATGGAGAGCGGGGAAGACGCTACTCAGCTCTCCATTAGCCAAGTTCGCAGTGAAGCGGATGCCAACTCGCCCTGA
- a CDS encoding efflux RND transporter permease subunit, with translation MDFAKFFVDRPIFAGVLSILIFIAGLITIPQSPISEYPEVVPPSVVVRTVYPGANPKVIAETVATPLEEAINGVEDMMYLKSTAGSDGVLQITVTFRPGTDADDAAVKVQNRVSQAQARLPEEVRRQGVTTQKQSPTFLMVVHLTSPDGRYDTLYLRNYVRLHVKDVLSRIEGVGDAQIFGGGDYAMRAWLDPDRIAALGLTSGEVVEAMREQNVQVSAGQLGAEPIANSDYLTLINAKGRLTTEQEFGDIVIKSGANGEVVHLSDVARLELGAGDYTLRSQLDGKDAVAVGIFQAPGANALDIQKQVIAAMDELSQWFPEGVEYEAVYDTTIFVRDSISSVIQTLFEAVLLVVLVVTLFLQTWRASVIPLIAVPVSVIGTFAVLYLLGFSINTLTLFGLVLAIGIVVDDAIVVVENVERNIEEGLTPLAAAHQAMREVSGPIIAIGLVLCAVFVPMAFLSGVTGQFYRQFAATIAISTVISTINSLTLSPALAAMLLKPHDAPRDRATLLIDLMFGWLFRPFNRFFASSSQRYQGAVSRSLHRRGSVFVVYALLLVATGMMFKVVPPGFIPTQDKQYLIAGVKLPEGASLERTDALLSKVSELAMQDEDVIHSIAFPGLNALQFTNTPNSGVAFLTLAPFSERSRTAAEINAGINQKISALQEGFTFSFMPPPILGLGNGNGWQMFIEDRAGLGYGAMQSAIQAFQGTVAQTPGMGFPITSYQANVPQLDAEVDRVKAKTLGVPLTSLFETLQTYLGSTYVNDFNQFGRTWQVIAQADGPFRDSVEDIANLRTRNVHGEMVPIGTMVNIDETFGPDPVLRYNGYPAADLAGESDPSVLSSSQAMQVLSELADQVLPNGMTFEWTDLSFQQATQGNAALIVFPLSVLLVFLVLAALYESWTLPLAVILIVPMCMLSALLGVWWMKGDNNVFVQVGLVVLIGLACKNAILIVEFARELEQQGKGIIEAALEACRLRLRPIIMTSITFTAAVIPLMLGSGAGSEVRQALGVAVFFGMLGVTLFGLFLTPVFYVALRKLVTRKQARREQQDATPEGPDDPDESQGYLA, from the coding sequence ATGGATTTCGCGAAGTTTTTCGTTGACCGCCCTATTTTTGCTGGGGTGCTGTCAATTCTTATCTTTATTGCCGGCCTGATCACTATTCCGCAGTCTCCGATCAGTGAGTATCCGGAAGTGGTGCCGCCGTCGGTGGTCGTGCGTACGGTGTACCCTGGTGCCAACCCCAAGGTCATCGCCGAGACAGTGGCGACGCCGTTGGAAGAGGCGATCAATGGAGTTGAGGACATGATGTACCTCAAGTCCACTGCCGGTTCCGATGGCGTGTTGCAGATCACGGTGACCTTTCGTCCAGGCACCGATGCGGATGATGCGGCGGTCAAGGTGCAGAACCGCGTCAGCCAGGCGCAGGCGCGCTTGCCTGAGGAAGTCCGGCGTCAGGGCGTGACGACCCAGAAACAGTCGCCGACCTTCTTGATGGTCGTTCATCTGACATCTCCGGATGGCCGTTACGACACACTGTATCTACGCAACTATGTCCGGTTGCACGTCAAGGATGTGCTGTCACGTATCGAAGGCGTGGGGGATGCGCAGATATTCGGTGGTGGCGACTATGCCATGCGTGCCTGGCTTGACCCTGATCGTATCGCCGCACTAGGGCTCACCTCGGGAGAGGTAGTGGAGGCCATGCGCGAGCAGAATGTGCAGGTCTCGGCTGGGCAGCTGGGGGCTGAGCCGATAGCCAATAGTGACTACCTGACCTTGATCAATGCCAAGGGGCGTCTGACGACCGAGCAGGAGTTCGGTGACATCGTGATCAAGTCAGGGGCGAACGGCGAGGTCGTGCACCTGTCCGACGTTGCGCGTCTCGAGCTGGGCGCGGGCGACTATACGCTGCGTTCACAGCTGGATGGCAAGGATGCTGTTGCCGTCGGTATCTTCCAGGCGCCAGGGGCGAATGCGCTGGATATCCAGAAGCAGGTCATTGCCGCCATGGATGAGTTGTCCCAGTGGTTCCCCGAAGGCGTCGAATACGAGGCGGTGTACGACACGACCATCTTCGTGCGTGACTCCATCAGCTCGGTCATCCAGACCCTGTTTGAAGCTGTGTTGTTGGTGGTACTGGTGGTGACGCTGTTCCTGCAGACCTGGCGAGCTTCGGTGATTCCCCTGATCGCGGTGCCGGTATCCGTGATCGGCACCTTTGCGGTGCTTTATCTGCTCGGCTTTTCGATCAATACCCTGACATTATTCGGACTGGTGCTGGCGATTGGCATCGTGGTCGATGATGCCATCGTGGTGGTGGAGAACGTCGAACGTAACATCGAGGAAGGTCTGACGCCCCTGGCGGCGGCGCATCAGGCCATGCGCGAGGTATCTGGACCGATCATTGCTATTGGCCTGGTGCTGTGTGCCGTATTCGTGCCCATGGCCTTCCTTTCGGGGGTTACCGGGCAGTTCTACCGTCAGTTCGCCGCGACCATCGCCATTTCCACGGTGATTTCCACCATCAATTCCCTGACGCTGTCGCCTGCGCTGGCGGCCATGCTGCTCAAGCCGCATGATGCGCCGAGGGACAGGGCGACGCTGCTGATCGACCTGATGTTCGGCTGGCTGTTCCGTCCGTTCAACCGCTTCTTCGCCAGCAGTTCACAGCGTTATCAAGGGGCGGTATCCCGTTCCCTGCATCGGCGCGGATCTGTGTTCGTGGTCTATGCATTGTTGCTGGTGGCCACCGGAATGATGTTCAAGGTGGTGCCTCCTGGCTTCATTCCGACCCAGGACAAGCAGTACCTGATCGCTGGCGTCAAGCTGCCGGAAGGGGCTTCTTTGGAGCGTACGGATGCCTTGCTGAGCAAGGTCAGTGAACTGGCCATGCAGGACGAGGACGTCATCCACTCGATAGCTTTTCCGGGGCTCAATGCCTTGCAGTTCACCAATACACCCAACAGTGGGGTGGCTTTCCTGACTCTGGCGCCATTCTCTGAACGTTCACGTACGGCGGCTGAGATCAACGCCGGCATCAACCAGAAGATATCGGCCTTGCAGGAAGGCTTCACCTTCTCGTTCATGCCACCGCCCATTCTGGGGCTGGGCAATGGCAATGGCTGGCAGATGTTCATCGAGGACCGTGCCGGGCTTGGATATGGCGCCATGCAGAGTGCGATCCAGGCCTTCCAGGGGACCGTTGCCCAGACGCCAGGCATGGGCTTCCCGATTACCAGTTATCAGGCCAACGTGCCGCAGCTGGACGCGGAAGTCGACCGAGTCAAGGCGAAGACGTTGGGGGTACCGCTGACGTCTCTGTTCGAGACGCTGCAAACCTACCTTGGTTCCACCTATGTCAACGACTTCAACCAGTTTGGCCGTACCTGGCAGGTGATTGCCCAGGCCGATGGTCCTTTCCGGGATAGTGTCGAAGACATTGCCAATCTGCGTACCCGCAATGTGCATGGCGAAATGGTACCGATTGGCACGATGGTGAATATCGATGAGACCTTTGGCCCGGACCCGGTGCTGCGCTACAACGGCTATCCGGCAGCCGACCTGGCAGGGGAGTCGGACCCCTCTGTGCTGTCATCGTCCCAGGCGATGCAGGTGTTGAGCGAGCTGGCTGACCAGGTGTTGCCCAATGGCATGACCTTCGAGTGGACGGACCTGAGCTTCCAGCAGGCAACTCAAGGGAATGCTGCTCTGATTGTGTTCCCTCTGTCGGTGTTGCTGGTGTTCCTGGTGTTGGCGGCGCTCTATGAAAGCTGGACCTTGCCGTTGGCCGTGATCCTGATTGTCCCTATGTGCATGCTTTCCGCCTTGCTGGGGGTGTGGTGGATGAAGGGCGACAACAATGTCTTTGTTCAGGTCGGGTTGGTCGTATTGATTGGCCTGGCATGCAAGAACGCGATTCTTATCGTCGAGTTTGCCCGCGAGCTTGAGCAGCAAGGCAAGGGCATCATTGAGGCTGCTCTCGAGGCATGTCGCTTGCGCCTGCGTCCGATCATCATGACGTCGATCACCTTCACGGCGGCGGTAATACCGTTGATGCTGGGCTCTGGTGCAGGTTCTGAAGTTCGCCAGGCACTTGGTGTCGCAGTGTTCTTCGGCATGCTCGGGGTCACCCTGTTCGGGCTGTTCCTCACGCCAGTGTTCTACGTGGCGCTGCGCAAGCTGGTGACGCGGAAACAGGCCCGCCGGGAACAGCAAGACGCCACGCCGGAAGGCCCTGACGACCCGGATGAATCACAAGGGTATCTTGCTTGA